In Gloeocapsa sp. PCC 73106, the following proteins share a genomic window:
- a CDS encoding ferritin-like domain-containing protein, with protein MTQVIYPRKLNNSLNARDILRQVVKDREIHIVTLNRYRYNEQRSCKDLTDLIEKLNGQPPELVRDLSRHVSDEARHAVWLTELLYDLGADLGTPPGVSYIDEFERLLHYESEDSLIDALAAINVTEKRGCEYFSAHIHALKEAPQTPENIKIRETIAKIFPEEAGHVRWGNRWLAQIAKESPAKRQKVEQAKRKYAAIEHTAYESGMDIMAGAELRRLNNLLEITNTLPLWERPGYLMEHLPSAIFTTELLKTRLDVAQRAWNRDPQAFVDRFIPMFLNGINKN; from the coding sequence ATGACTCAGGTTATATACCCTCGCAAACTTAACAACTCTCTCAACGCTCGAGACATTCTCAGACAAGTGGTTAAAGATCGCGAGATCCATATCGTTACCCTCAACCGCTATCGTTATAATGAGCAGCGCAGTTGTAAAGACTTAACCGACCTAATTGAAAAACTCAACGGTCAACCCCCGGAATTAGTCAGAGATCTTTCCCGTCACGTCAGCGATGAAGCTCGTCACGCTGTTTGGCTAACGGAGCTACTCTATGATTTAGGGGCCGATCTCGGTACACCCCCGGGAGTTTCCTATATCGATGAATTTGAGCGTTTACTGCACTACGAAAGTGAAGACAGTTTGATTGACGCCCTCGCCGCGATTAATGTAACCGAAAAGCGCGGTTGTGAATACTTTTCGGCTCATATTCACGCTCTTAAAGAAGCGCCCCAAACCCCGGAAAATATCAAAATTAGAGAGACGATCGCCAAAATCTTCCCGGAAGAAGCGGGACACGTGCGTTGGGGTAATCGTTGGTTAGCGCAAATAGCCAAAGAAAGTCCAGCGAAGCGTCAAAAAGTCGAACAAGCTAAGCGTAAATACGCAGCGATCGAGCACACCGCTTATGAATCGGGAATGGATATTATGGCGGGTGCGGAATTGCGTCGCCTTAATAATCTTTTAGAGATTACCAATACCCTACCTCTGTGGGAACGTCCTGGCTATCTGATGGAACATCTTCCTAGTGCGATTTTTACCACTGAGTTACTAAAAACTCGTCTAGATGTAGCTCAAAGGGCTTGGAATCGCGATCCCCAAGCTTTTGTAGATCGTTTTATCCCTATGTTTCTTAATGGGATTAATAAAAATTAA